In Panicum virgatum strain AP13 chromosome 4N, P.virgatum_v5, whole genome shotgun sequence, a single window of DNA contains:
- the LOC120671608 gene encoding transcription factor MYB20-like produces MGRQPCCDKVAVKKGPWTAEEDQKLVGFLLTHGHCCWRVVPKLAGLLRCGKSCRLRWTNYLRPDLKRGLLSDDEERLVIDLHAQLGNRWSKIAARLPGRTDNEIKNYWNTHIRKKLVRMGIDPVTHLPLQEAPAAAAPREQEDHLPPPPPPQQHQQKQGHQPPSDGGFVPQEDDAGEEDLPMIQPHEVTTAPPAPPASAAAAASNCGSVSSASASGGSASVVSPSYSSSASASASASVVSGVEATEWPEPLYLFGMDGIMDAGWDDLFPVTGGGGMGGVDPFDGYPGGGFDQDDDWM; encoded by the exons ATGGGGAGGCAGCCGTGCTGCGACAAGGTGGCCGTGAAGAAGGGCCCGTGGACGGCGGAGGAGGACCAGAAGCTCGTCGGCTTCCTCCTCACCCACGGCCACTGCTGCTGGCGCGTCGTCCCCAAGCTCGCAG GGCTGCTGAGGTGCGGGAAGAGCTGCCGGCTCCGGTGGACCAACTACCTGAGGCCCGACCTCAAGAGGGGCCTGCTCTCCGACGACGAGGAGCGGCTCGTCATCGACCTCCACGCGCAGCTCGGGAACAG GTGGTCCAAGATCGCGGCGCGGCTGCCCGGGAGGACGGACAACGAGATCAAGAACTACTGGAACACCCACATCCGGAAGAAGCTCGTCCGGATGGGGATCGACCCCGTCACCCACCTCCCGCTGCAGGAGgcccccgccgctgctgctccccgaGAGCAGGAGGACcacctgcctccgccgccgccgccgcagcagcatcaGCAGAAGCAGGGACACCAGCCGCCTAGCGATGGCGGGTTCGTGCCGCAGGAGGACGACGCGGGCGAGGAGGACCTGCCGATGATCCAGCCGCACGAGGTCACCACggcgccaccagcgccgccggcatcggcggcggcggccgcgagcaaCTGCGGCTCGGTTTCTtctgcctccgcctccggcgGCTCCGCGTCCGTGGTCTCGCCGTCCTActcctcctcggcctcggcctcggcctcggcctcggtgGTGTCCGGCGTGGAGGCGACGGAGTGGCCGGAGCCCCTGTACCTGTTCGGCATGGACGGCATCATGGACGCCGGCTGGGACGACCTCTTCCccgtcaccggcggcggcggcatgggcggcgtcGACCCGTTCGACGGCTACCCGGGCGGCGGCTTCGACCAAGACGACGACTGGATGTGA